A single window of Granulicella mallensis MP5ACTX8 DNA harbors:
- a CDS encoding ATP synthase subunit I: protein MLALDGFSDDDFRRTMLRALRLLAIVTVVALPVLWWKLGWQSAVLLLVGSAISGSGLWEWLRLMTAVMARMDVGGKARPMGLVLVGFFLRLGLTIVVLYVSLKFLDGSVYALAAGIGLGIFALSFEALRLVKAWTV from the coding sequence ATGCTCGCCCTTGACGGTTTTAGTGATGACGACTTCCGCCGGACCATGCTGCGCGCGTTGCGGCTGCTGGCGATTGTCACAGTGGTGGCGCTGCCGGTGCTGTGGTGGAAGCTTGGCTGGCAGAGTGCTGTTCTGCTGCTGGTAGGCTCTGCCATTTCGGGCTCCGGCTTATGGGAGTGGCTGCGGCTGATGACCGCCGTCATGGCCCGCATGGATGTTGGGGGAAAGGCCCGCCCGATGGGTCTCGTTTTGGTCGGTTTCTTCCTCAGATTGGGCCTGACCATCGTGGTTCTGTATGTTAGTCTTAAGTTTCTGGATGGTTCGGTTTACGCGCTCGCAGCGGGCATTGGACTGGGCATTTTCGCCCTTTCGTTTGAAGCTCTTCGTCTGGTCAAAGCGTGGACGGTTTAG
- a CDS encoding ATP synthase F0 subunit C: protein MKKLQYVFMALAALLIATPAFGQEAAGAAAQWVPLAAGLSMALAAGLCGLGQGKATASATEALARNPGARPGIFIFLILGLAFIESLALFTFVIIFLKVHA from the coding sequence ATGAAGAAGCTGCAATATGTGTTTATGGCTCTGGCCGCGCTGCTTATCGCGACGCCGGCGTTTGGTCAGGAGGCCGCAGGTGCGGCCGCCCAGTGGGTTCCGCTTGCTGCCGGTCTGAGCATGGCTCTGGCTGCCGGTCTGTGCGGTCTCGGTCAGGGTAAGGCGACTGCTTCGGCTACCGAGGCTCTCGCGCGTAACCCCGGCGCTCGTCCTGGAATCTTCATCTTCCTGATTCTCGGTCTCGCCTTTATCGAATCGCTGGCTCTGTTCACATTCGTTATCATCTTCCTCAAGGTTCACGCCTAA
- a CDS encoding NADH-quinone oxidoreductase subunit N has protein sequence MPTNLLTLLPEIILTVTGVLVMLAEPMIAPGKSRKPLGWLAILGTLASGFAAFYQLQLVNASGPISGFYATIQVDAFSVFFHLLISSIVLVTLLASLDYFEGPVSHAGEYFALVCFGATGMMFMTCSVELLMVFIGLEISSISTYILAGFRKGQATASESSLKYFLLGSFATAFFLYGIALCFGATGSTSIGAIAASLGTTATPALALLAIAMVVIGLGFKVSAAPFHVWTPDVYQGAPAPVVGMMSTAPKAAAFAVLLRFLFNAAPMYRDHWIVLIEILAVLSMTIGNLGALMQRDVKRLLAYSSIAHAGYLLVAFTSIQQDAVSAACFYTAAYAAMNVGAFLVITQLSGYDEQARTIDDFTGMALKRPGLSALLGFFLLSLIGIPFTGGFFGKFYAFSGAIHNGHVVLAIIGLANSGVACFYYLRLLAALYARPVREDATLLSPRKLAIPAGIAIAAAAVATLALGIMPNHVLNLVQRATPETLPAFSVAPAVSTLPPAPPKTTTP, from the coding sequence ATGCCCACGAACCTCCTCACTCTGCTCCCCGAGATCATCCTCACCGTCACCGGCGTCCTGGTGATGCTGGCCGAGCCGATGATCGCTCCCGGTAAGTCGCGCAAGCCCCTCGGCTGGCTCGCCATCCTCGGCACTCTGGCCTCCGGCTTCGCTGCCTTCTACCAGTTGCAGCTCGTCAATGCCTCCGGCCCGATCTCCGGCTTCTACGCCACCATCCAGGTCGATGCCTTCTCGGTTTTCTTCCATCTGCTGATCTCCAGCATCGTTCTCGTTACGCTGCTGGCCTCGCTCGACTACTTCGAAGGCCCCGTCAGCCACGCCGGCGAGTACTTCGCCCTCGTCTGCTTCGGCGCCACCGGCATGATGTTCATGACCTGCTCAGTCGAGCTCCTGATGGTCTTCATCGGCCTCGAGATCTCCTCTATCTCGACCTACATCCTCGCCGGCTTCCGCAAGGGCCAGGCTACGGCGTCCGAGTCCTCGCTCAAGTACTTCCTGCTCGGCAGCTTCGCGACGGCATTCTTCCTCTACGGCATCGCACTCTGCTTTGGCGCGACCGGTTCGACCAGCATCGGCGCTATCGCCGCCAGCCTTGGAACCACAGCCACCCCGGCGCTCGCGCTGCTCGCTATTGCGATGGTCGTCATCGGCCTCGGCTTCAAGGTCTCGGCCGCTCCCTTCCACGTCTGGACTCCGGACGTCTACCAGGGCGCACCCGCTCCGGTCGTCGGCATGATGTCGACCGCACCGAAGGCCGCTGCCTTCGCCGTGCTGCTGCGCTTCCTCTTCAACGCGGCGCCGATGTATCGCGACCACTGGATCGTCCTCATCGAGATCCTCGCAGTGCTCTCGATGACCATCGGCAACCTTGGCGCGCTGATGCAGCGCGACGTCAAGCGCCTGCTGGCCTACTCCTCCATCGCCCATGCCGGATACCTGCTGGTGGCCTTCACCTCTATCCAGCAGGACGCCGTCTCCGCCGCCTGCTTCTACACCGCAGCCTATGCGGCGATGAACGTCGGCGCCTTCCTCGTGATCACGCAGCTCTCGGGCTACGACGAGCAGGCCCGCACGATCGACGACTTCACCGGAATGGCCCTCAAGCGTCCCGGGCTCTCCGCGCTGCTGGGATTCTTCCTCCTGTCGCTCATCGGAATCCCCTTCACCGGCGGGTTCTTCGGCAAGTTCTATGCGTTCTCCGGAGCCATTCACAACGGGCATGTCGTGCTGGCCATCATCGGCCTCGCGAACTCCGGCGTGGCCTGCTTCTACTACCTGCGCCTGCTGGCGGCGCTCTATGCCCGCCCGGTCAGGGAAGATGCCACTCTCCTGTCCCCACGCAAACTTGCCATCCCGGCAGGCATTGCCATTGCAGCAGCCGCAGTTGCAACATTGGCCCTAGGCATCATGCCAAACCACGTGTTGAATCTCGTCCAGCGGGCTACGCCGGAGACTTTGCCGGCCTTTAGCGTCGCGCCGGCCGTTTCGACGCTGCCCCCGGCACCGCCAAAGACAACCACCCCATAG
- the lysS gene encoding lysine--tRNA ligase: MSQFESQFEENLYQLRREKLAQIAAIGEKLGLSHADSTYPNSFDFTQTIPELRAIGDPKSGEELEATRVEASIAGRIMAIRVQGKAGFAQLQQGGQRLQIYVRKDDVGEDLFALYKLLDLGDHIGVRGYLMRTRTGELTLHASPVNDKPAITFLTKAMLPLPDKYSGLGDIELRYRRRYLDLFTDTGDFESEVPPSSDDTANDAPAPEIEPAGGMPVQTRAAAREVFVKRAAILRALRNFFDTRGYLEVETPMLHTIAGGAAARPFKTHHNALDIPLSMRIAPELYLKRLVVGGFDRVYEINRNFRNEGVSTQHNPEFTMLEFYQAYANYHDLMDLTQELITTVAKGVNGTTITNFNGVEIDLGKWTKLSMREAILRFWPENILAKPEVADFASANAMLEWLDRAIANLPLQESGSIYAHPSVEVAKTLLHCREAIQSGTPYGKCIAELFEIVAEEHLIQPTIIYDFPLAVSPLSKVKPDEPDWVERFEFYIGGFEVGNAFSELNDPDDQRARFEAQLTERERGDDEAHQMDEDYVRALGYGLPPTGGEGIGIDRLTMLLTGSRSIRDVILFPLMRPQAKSVAAKEEEQEHGESAE, from the coding sequence TTGTCCCAGTTTGAGAGCCAGTTCGAAGAAAACCTGTACCAGCTACGCCGCGAGAAGCTCGCGCAGATCGCCGCCATCGGCGAAAAGCTAGGCCTGAGCCACGCCGACAGCACCTACCCCAACAGCTTCGACTTCACCCAGACCATCCCCGAGCTGCGCGCGATCGGCGACCCAAAATCGGGCGAGGAGCTGGAAGCCACACGCGTCGAAGCGTCTATTGCAGGCCGAATCATGGCCATCCGCGTCCAGGGCAAGGCTGGGTTCGCGCAGTTGCAGCAGGGCGGGCAGCGCCTGCAGATCTACGTCCGCAAGGACGACGTCGGCGAAGACCTCTTCGCGCTCTACAAGCTGCTCGACCTCGGCGACCACATCGGCGTGCGCGGCTACCTGATGCGCACCCGCACCGGCGAACTCACACTGCACGCCTCTCCTGTCAACGACAAGCCTGCCATCACCTTCCTCACCAAGGCGATGCTCCCCCTGCCCGACAAGTACAGCGGCCTTGGCGACATCGAACTCCGCTACCGTCGCCGCTATCTCGATCTCTTTACGGACACCGGCGACTTTGAGAGCGAAGTTCCACCGTCCTCCGACGACACCGCCAACGATGCGCCGGCACCCGAGATCGAACCAGCCGGAGGAATGCCCGTCCAGACCCGTGCCGCCGCCCGTGAGGTCTTCGTCAAGCGCGCGGCGATTCTGCGAGCCCTTCGCAACTTCTTCGACACGCGCGGCTACCTCGAAGTCGAAACACCGATGCTGCACACCATCGCAGGCGGCGCTGCGGCCCGGCCCTTCAAGACCCACCACAACGCTCTCGACATCCCACTCTCGATGCGCATCGCACCGGAGCTTTACCTGAAGCGGCTGGTAGTCGGTGGGTTCGACCGCGTGTACGAGATCAACCGCAACTTCCGCAATGAAGGCGTCAGCACCCAGCACAACCCCGAGTTCACGATGCTGGAGTTCTACCAGGCCTACGCGAACTACCACGACCTGATGGACCTCACGCAGGAACTCATCACGACAGTCGCGAAGGGAGTGAACGGTACAACGATCACAAACTTCAATGGCGTCGAGATTGATCTTGGCAAGTGGACAAAGCTGTCGATGCGCGAGGCGATCCTTCGTTTCTGGCCGGAGAATATCCTGGCCAAACCCGAAGTAGCAGACTTTGCCAGTGCAAACGCTATGCTCGAGTGGCTGGATCGCGCGATTGCCAACCTGCCGTTACAGGAGTCGGGCAGTATCTATGCGCATCCATCGGTTGAAGTTGCAAAGACATTACTTCACTGCCGCGAAGCAATCCAGTCCGGCACACCGTATGGCAAGTGCATTGCAGAGCTCTTCGAGATCGTTGCCGAAGAGCACCTCATCCAGCCCACGATCATCTACGACTTCCCTCTCGCGGTCTCACCGCTCTCGAAGGTCAAGCCCGACGAACCCGACTGGGTTGAGCGCTTCGAGTTCTACATCGGCGGCTTCGAGGTCGGCAACGCCTTCTCCGAGCTCAACGATCCCGACGATCAACGTGCTCGTTTCGAAGCCCAACTCACCGAACGCGAACGTGGCGATGACGAGGCCCACCAGATGGACGAAGACTACGTCCGCGCCCTCGGCTACGGCCTGCCTCCGACCGGCGGCGAGGGCATCGGTATCGACCGTCTGACCATGCTACTGACCGGCTCACGCTCGATTCGCGATGTCATTCTCTTCCCGCTGATGCGTCCACAGGCGAAGTCTGTCGCGGCGAAGGAAGAGGAGCAGGAGCATGGGGAGTCGGCGGAATAG
- the atpB gene encoding F0F1 ATP synthase subunit A, with the protein MMPQLLLTRTLNHYFAGPANALLHAVHVTPESYKAPITNAVAMELLVFVVLIGYFVHVRLTLSVEKPGGVQHLAEITNEFVSGQGEQIIGHGYEKFTSYLSALTLFILLCNLAGLVPGLESPTANPTVPLGLALITFVYYHFHGIRSNGPAYIKQFLGPVWWLYWLLFPIEIISHLARVLSLTVRLYANMFAGDLLTMAFFSLIPVGIPLIFMGLHLGVAVIQAYVFMLLAMIYLSLAVAHDH; encoded by the coding sequence ATGATGCCTCAGCTCTTACTAACCAGAACTCTGAACCACTACTTCGCCGGTCCGGCGAATGCGTTGCTGCACGCGGTGCATGTAACCCCTGAGTCCTATAAAGCCCCGATCACCAACGCTGTGGCGATGGAGCTGCTGGTCTTTGTGGTGCTCATAGGATATTTCGTGCATGTGCGGCTGACCCTCAGTGTCGAGAAGCCGGGCGGTGTGCAGCACCTCGCTGAGATCACCAACGAGTTTGTCTCCGGTCAGGGCGAGCAGATCATAGGGCATGGGTATGAGAAGTTCACCTCCTACCTGTCGGCGCTGACACTGTTCATCCTGCTCTGCAACCTGGCAGGTCTGGTTCCGGGATTGGAGTCGCCGACGGCCAACCCCACGGTGCCGCTAGGTCTTGCTCTGATCACCTTTGTTTACTACCACTTTCATGGCATTCGCTCGAACGGTCCGGCTTACATCAAGCAGTTCCTCGGGCCGGTGTGGTGGTTGTATTGGCTGCTGTTCCCGATTGAGATCATCTCGCATCTTGCACGTGTGCTATCGCTCACGGTGCGTTTGTACGCGAATATGTTTGCCGGCGATCTGTTGACGATGGCGTTCTTCTCGCTCATCCCGGTTGGCATTCCGCTGATATTTATGGGCCTGCATCTTGGTGTAGCTGTAATTCAGGCGTATGTGTTCATGCTGCTGGCGATGATCTATCTGTCCCTCGCAGTGGCGCACGATCACTAG
- a CDS encoding TIGR00282 family metallophosphoesterase has protein sequence MNILFVGDVFGSPGRHIIREHLPHVVESNSVDLLVINGENSAGGFGITPSIAEELFDLGAHVITTGNHIWDKKEIFEYMTVPAESHVRGRRVLRPANYAVGTPGFGFYQGSLPNGQEYAVMNLQGRVFMSSCDDPFRKADELLSQITAKVILLDVHGEATSEKVALGWYLDGRVTAVLGTHTHIPTADERVLPGGTAYQSDVGMSGPYDSVIGVETELVLKRFLTGMPGKFEPAKGNPKMCATLIGCDGGTGRASRVQRFMLGE, from the coding sequence GTGAATATTCTCTTTGTCGGCGACGTCTTTGGCTCGCCCGGTCGCCATATCATCCGCGAACACCTTCCCCACGTTGTCGAGTCCAACTCGGTCGATCTGCTGGTCATCAACGGCGAAAACTCCGCCGGCGGCTTCGGCATCACGCCGTCGATCGCCGAAGAGCTTTTTGACCTCGGCGCGCACGTCATCACCACCGGCAACCACATCTGGGACAAGAAGGAGATCTTCGAGTACATGACCGTTCCCGCCGAGTCGCACGTGCGCGGACGGCGTGTGCTCCGCCCTGCGAACTACGCGGTCGGAACTCCGGGCTTCGGCTTCTACCAGGGTTCCCTCCCCAACGGCCAGGAGTACGCCGTGATGAACCTGCAGGGCCGTGTCTTCATGTCCTCGTGCGACGACCCGTTCCGCAAGGCCGACGAACTGCTCAGCCAGATCACCGCCAAGGTCATTCTGCTCGACGTACACGGCGAAGCCACCAGCGAGAAGGTCGCGCTGGGTTGGTATCTCGACGGCCGTGTGACAGCCGTGCTCGGCACCCATACCCACATCCCCACCGCGGACGAGCGCGTGCTCCCCGGAGGCACAGCGTATCAGAGTGACGTCGGCATGTCCGGCCCGTACGATTCGGTGATCGGCGTCGAGACCGAATTGGTACTGAAGCGCTTTCTCACCGGCATGCCAGGCAAGTTCGAGCCAGCAAAGGGCAACCCGAAGATGTGCGCGACGCTGATCGGGTGCGACGGCGGCACAGGCCGCGCCAGCCGCGTACAGCGGTTCATGCTCGGCGAGTAA
- a CDS encoding AtpZ/AtpI family protein has product MADDSNIPKKPHGALGDLVKAESMIQLAIALPAGCLIGWLAGAAVDKHFHTSWVGVVGILLGAVAGFIQIFRTASRYLKRGGN; this is encoded by the coding sequence ATGGCCGATGACAGCAACATCCCGAAGAAGCCGCATGGCGCGCTCGGCGACCTCGTGAAAGCCGAGTCGATGATCCAGCTCGCCATTGCACTTCCGGCTGGCTGTCTCATCGGCTGGTTGGCCGGGGCGGCAGTAGATAAGCACTTTCATACCTCGTGGGTAGGGGTTGTAGGAATTTTGCTGGGAGCCGTGGCTGGTTTCATTCAGATATTCAGAACGGCCTCACGCTACCTTAAAAGGGGAGGCAACTGA
- a CDS encoding glycoside hydrolase family 2 protein: MSDSFFTRRSFLQSAATAGAAATLASGVRLAAQQPVEQGAPPYPESGTLIPDDGWHLWIDEKAAWASDDLFLPEDIRQDANGVVHGKDSPLPVSPPTGGWSVLTPEAGKEILLPTTVEQHFWGKFGSRPYTPEEYRYAAPAHNAAPPADDDVPQNGAYFGVSWWYRKIDIPAAMQGKRIFLHVRGAHLRAEVYLNQKLVGYSIMEELPFEAELTHAANPGGENILAIRITNPFGRFDWVDGLNAKWGKVSLYRSHGFGGLDRGMTISAHKGSVRIRELWVLNDTSPGRIYARASTEIVGDSQPIGYLHHEVVDPATGKILLETKTAKGPLHQRVLEHDAGMSAGKVSTWDLESPTLYHLRTTWVDEDGSSDTRTISFGFRSFAPEGLGKNALFRLNGRRIRIYSSISWGFWGLNGMFPVPELAEKEVTQAKKLGLNCLNFHRNLAKEDVLRAHDRLGLLRYMEPGAGKMAIGKLPSHTVANANSVVMEKPTSEAEKFAQRYMFVKCVEMVKAYRSHPSVIEYCLQNEIGADLKNPDTIAVLEAMRAEDPSRCIVLNDGFVAPPRKAAQAWFEPWNPKLHRSDEEAWGGWWNQHQGAGDQWYDEFYKSPTDYTYRAPHKDVITEFGEMEGCARPDNHSLMVHQITDTYKKYGGISYDLTDHEEIIASYEKFLDKWGFRKAFPTAESVFLAVGKTCYETWGNYMENARISDELDFAAISGWESTAIENHSGIVDNLRNFKADPRLISGSLMPVRPIAKQRAMCVTRGNPATFDLYLANDTPQAATGTLTFAMITPSGKRKDLITLPAPEHAVDQFSYLLKEGFETPALDEEGLYRFKFSLSSALLSTQTKELWVTNVPEMMYRTPLRVGVSGITPALRQQLQALHPQIGLEVVDFKPGERYNLIVSSGLTTHTESEGQVGETTGEVMPVMKPGHAPEPGEVPTPTQLGHLQHGILEAVQAGTPLLAIPQADTLSDGVARELAAAGAFTYNGAVGDFRAPWMGNWYFVREHALFSGMPVDQAMGNFYQAKGRQSNGLLVEGTGVDVIVGYSRDHDRKVGAGTFTAKLGKGKLLFHRVPELHPVLQQRFLANTLRWLTT, from the coding sequence ATGTCAGACAGCTTTTTCACCCGCCGTAGCTTCCTCCAGAGCGCCGCAACCGCCGGTGCTGCCGCCACGCTCGCATCAGGCGTTCGGCTGGCCGCGCAGCAACCCGTCGAACAGGGTGCACCTCCCTACCCTGAAAGCGGCACACTCATCCCCGACGACGGTTGGCATCTGTGGATCGACGAGAAGGCCGCGTGGGCCAGCGACGACCTCTTTCTTCCGGAAGACATTCGCCAGGATGCGAACGGAGTCGTCCACGGCAAAGACTCGCCGTTGCCCGTAAGCCCACCGACCGGCGGTTGGAGCGTGCTGACGCCAGAGGCAGGCAAAGAGATCCTGCTGCCCACAACCGTCGAGCAGCATTTCTGGGGAAAGTTCGGTTCGAGGCCCTATACGCCGGAGGAGTACCGCTACGCCGCGCCGGCACATAACGCCGCGCCACCCGCCGATGACGACGTCCCGCAAAATGGCGCATACTTCGGCGTGTCGTGGTGGTATCGCAAGATCGATATCCCTGCGGCCATGCAGGGCAAACGCATCTTCCTGCACGTCCGCGGAGCGCATCTTCGCGCAGAGGTCTATCTGAACCAAAAGCTCGTGGGCTACTCCATCATGGAGGAGCTGCCGTTCGAAGCAGAGCTAACCCATGCCGCAAACCCTGGTGGCGAAAACATTCTCGCCATCCGCATCACCAACCCTTTCGGACGATTCGATTGGGTAGACGGTCTGAATGCGAAGTGGGGCAAGGTCTCGCTCTATCGCTCGCATGGATTCGGCGGCCTCGATCGCGGCATGACGATCAGCGCACATAAAGGATCTGTGCGAATTCGCGAGCTCTGGGTACTCAACGACACCTCTCCCGGCAGGATCTATGCGCGTGCTTCCACCGAAATCGTCGGCGATAGCCAACCCATCGGCTATCTGCATCACGAGGTTGTAGATCCCGCGACAGGAAAGATCCTCCTCGAAACCAAAACAGCAAAGGGACCATTGCATCAGAGAGTTCTTGAGCACGATGCAGGAATGAGTGCCGGCAAGGTTTCAACATGGGATCTGGAAAGCCCTACGCTATATCATCTGCGCACCACATGGGTAGATGAAGACGGGAGTAGCGACACCCGGACCATCTCCTTCGGCTTCCGCTCCTTCGCACCGGAGGGCCTCGGAAAGAACGCGCTCTTCCGTCTCAACGGCCGCCGCATCCGCATCTACAGCTCCATCTCCTGGGGTTTCTGGGGATTGAACGGCATGTTTCCCGTCCCGGAGTTGGCCGAGAAGGAGGTCACACAAGCTAAAAAGCTCGGGCTGAACTGCCTGAACTTCCATCGCAATCTCGCGAAAGAGGACGTATTGCGCGCGCATGACCGGCTAGGTCTGTTGCGCTACATGGAGCCCGGCGCGGGCAAGATGGCCATCGGCAAACTACCCTCCCACACGGTGGCAAACGCCAACAGCGTCGTGATGGAAAAGCCCACGAGCGAGGCCGAAAAGTTTGCCCAACGCTACATGTTCGTGAAGTGCGTGGAGATGGTGAAGGCCTACCGCTCGCACCCGTCCGTCATCGAGTATTGCCTGCAGAACGAGATCGGAGCAGACCTCAAGAATCCCGATACCATCGCCGTGCTCGAAGCCATGCGCGCCGAAGACCCGAGCCGCTGCATCGTGCTCAACGACGGCTTTGTCGCCCCACCTCGCAAGGCCGCGCAGGCGTGGTTCGAGCCCTGGAACCCGAAGCTGCATCGCTCCGACGAAGAGGCCTGGGGCGGATGGTGGAACCAGCATCAGGGCGCGGGCGATCAGTGGTACGACGAGTTCTATAAGTCTCCCACCGATTACACCTACCGGGCCCCGCACAAAGACGTCATCACCGAGTTCGGCGAGATGGAAGGCTGCGCGCGACCCGATAACCACTCGCTCATGGTCCACCAGATTACGGACACTTACAAAAAATACGGCGGCATCAGCTACGACCTCACGGACCACGAAGAGATCATCGCGAGCTACGAGAAGTTCCTCGATAAGTGGGGTTTCCGCAAGGCATTCCCCACCGCAGAAAGCGTCTTCCTCGCCGTCGGCAAGACCTGCTACGAGACATGGGGAAATTACATGGAGAACGCGCGAATCTCCGATGAGCTCGACTTCGCAGCCATCTCCGGATGGGAGTCGACGGCCATTGAAAACCACTCCGGCATCGTCGACAATCTGCGCAACTTCAAGGCCGACCCCAGGCTCATCTCCGGCTCGCTGATGCCCGTGCGGCCGATCGCAAAACAGCGCGCGATGTGCGTCACGCGCGGCAATCCCGCAACCTTCGATCTCTATCTTGCGAACGACACACCGCAGGCAGCGACCGGCACCCTTACGTTCGCCATGATTACGCCGAGCGGCAAACGCAAAGACCTCATCACACTTCCCGCGCCTGAGCACGCCGTCGATCAATTCAGCTATCTGCTCAAGGAGGGATTCGAGACACCGGCGCTCGACGAGGAAGGGCTGTATCGCTTCAAGTTCTCGCTCTCGTCCGCGCTGCTCTCGACCCAGACCAAAGAGCTCTGGGTTACGAACGTACCTGAGATGATGTATCGCACACCGCTGAGAGTGGGCGTCTCCGGGATCACCCCTGCCCTGCGCCAGCAGTTACAGGCTCTCCATCCGCAGATCGGGCTTGAAGTCGTCGATTTCAAGCCCGGCGAGAGGTACAACCTCATCGTCTCCTCCGGCCTTACAACGCACACGGAAAGTGAAGGACAGGTCGGCGAAACTACCGGCGAAGTCATGCCGGTGATGAAGCCGGGCCATGCGCCCGAGCCAGGGGAAGTTCCTACGCCCACACAGCTTGGCCATCTGCAGCACGGCATCCTTGAAGCAGTGCAGGCAGGAACACCCTTGCTGGCCATCCCCCAGGCTGACACGCTCTCCGATGGCGTTGCCAGGGAGCTGGCGGCAGCCGGAGCGTTCACCTACAACGGCGCCGTGGGCGACTTCCGCGCGCCGTGGATGGGCAACTGGTACTTCGTGCGCGAGCATGCCCTGTTCAGCGGTATGCCGGTCGATCAGGCCATGGGCAACTTCTATCAGGCCAAGGGACGTCAATCGAACGGGCTGCTGGTCGAAGGCACGGGTGTCGATGTGATCGTAGGCTACTCGCGCGACCATGATCGCAAGGTGGGCGCAGGCACGTTCACCGCAAAGCTCGGCAAGGGCAAACTGCTCTTTCATCGTGTGCCGGAGCTTCATCCCGTGCTGCAGCAGAGGTTCCTGGCGAATACGTTGCGCTGGCTGACGACGTGA
- a CDS encoding aminotransferase-like domain-containing protein, which produces MIEMQYNFPLLPGQPEQWRERLRAAVDALDENNFNELRPTFRSNQTALTNAGARWMGTPPERTFLTEGGHHGSLISLMVSGLAGQTIAVDAAAYTGALVQARAMRCPLIGCAVDDEGMVAESLREHCAAEGNRVAAIYVTPTVHNPLGCVASLARREALVAVAREFDLLIVEDDAYGYMEPDAPPTLAKLAPERTFYVRGLSKSYAPGARTGFLVVPERFIPGLSSAIMNSATGSSLVHNRAAVSLVEDGTLDRVIAEKNVEGARRNAAARSLLRNRCWAGARAAWHLWVNLPSHTTPQWFEQRMIEREVAISGGNWFATSKDAPNGFRIALGGEVDAERALEGVARVAEELDRLS; this is translated from the coding sequence ATGATCGAGATGCAGTACAACTTCCCTTTGTTGCCGGGGCAGCCGGAACAGTGGCGCGAACGCCTGCGGGCGGCGGTGGATGCCCTGGACGAGAACAACTTCAATGAGCTGCGGCCGACCTTTCGCAGCAACCAGACGGCGCTCACGAACGCCGGAGCCAGGTGGATGGGAACGCCGCCGGAGCGGACGTTTCTGACCGAGGGCGGGCACCACGGCAGCTTGATTTCGCTGATGGTCAGCGGGCTGGCGGGACAGACGATTGCTGTCGATGCGGCGGCCTATACGGGAGCGCTGGTGCAGGCTCGTGCGATGCGGTGTCCGCTGATAGGCTGTGCCGTGGACGATGAAGGCATGGTGGCGGAGAGCCTGCGGGAGCACTGCGCGGCCGAAGGGAACCGTGTCGCTGCGATCTATGTGACCCCAACGGTGCATAATCCGCTGGGGTGTGTGGCCTCGCTGGCACGGCGCGAGGCGCTGGTGGCGGTGGCGAGAGAGTTTGATCTGCTGATCGTCGAAGATGACGCGTACGGCTATATGGAACCGGATGCGCCGCCAACGCTGGCGAAGCTCGCGCCGGAGCGCACGTTCTATGTGCGAGGGCTGAGTAAGAGCTATGCTCCGGGGGCGAGGACGGGGTTTCTGGTCGTTCCGGAGAGGTTTATTCCGGGGTTGTCCTCCGCGATCATGAATTCGGCTACGGGGTCTTCGCTGGTGCATAATCGCGCGGCGGTGTCGTTGGTCGAAGATGGGACGCTGGACCGCGTGATTGCGGAGAAGAATGTAGAAGGCGCCCGCCGCAACGCGGCAGCACGCTCGTTGTTAAGGAACCGCTGCTGGGCGGGGGCTCGCGCAGCCTGGCATCTGTGGGTGAACCTTCCTTCGCATACGACGCCGCAATGGTTTGAGCAGCGCATGATCGAGCGAGAGGTGGCGATCAGCGGAGGCAACTGGTTTGCGACGAGTAAAGATGCGCCGAATGGCTTTCGCATCGCGCTGGGCGGGGAAGTAGATGCAGAAAGGGCGCTGGAAGGCGTGGCGAGGGTCGCGGAGGAGTTAGATCGGCTCTCGTAG